The proteins below are encoded in one region of Peribacillus muralis:
- a CDS encoding endonuclease I family protein, whose amino-acid sequence MKNSFEVLEQERELAMATLVEFSENREYYDENKDQELKKAYYQDDSLSRDGLKNLLAVTHKNQLNYSPHRHVYPWVDLQENGKLKSLYSGKGMDPIKAIEDDIRILEVLSSKSAKLENMLVNCEHVVPQSWFNKKEPMRGDLHHLFACEPGCNSSRGNFPYHDFEDYVPEVGAAGIKAGCGKSEEGKFEPEYGKGIVARATMYFSIRYEGIINSSNVNLALLLEWHRLFPVTTYEKHRNQAIQEIQGNRNPLIDFPEMAEKWL is encoded by the coding sequence ATGAAGAATAGTTTTGAAGTACTAGAACAGGAACGTGAATTGGCCATGGCTACTCTTGTGGAATTCAGTGAGAATCGCGAATACTACGACGAAAACAAAGATCAGGAACTGAAGAAAGCGTACTATCAAGATGATTCCTTAAGCAGGGATGGGCTGAAAAATCTACTTGCAGTTACCCATAAAAACCAGCTGAACTACTCACCGCATCGTCATGTTTACCCTTGGGTGGATTTACAGGAAAATGGAAAGTTGAAGAGTCTGTATTCCGGAAAAGGCATGGATCCCATTAAAGCCATCGAAGACGACATCCGTATACTGGAAGTGTTGTCTAGCAAATCCGCAAAACTTGAGAACATGCTCGTCAATTGTGAACATGTCGTACCTCAATCGTGGTTCAATAAAAAAGAGCCGATGAGAGGGGACTTGCACCATCTGTTTGCCTGTGAACCAGGCTGTAACAGCAGCCGAGGCAACTTCCCCTACCATGATTTTGAGGATTATGTACCTGAAGTGGGAGCTGCAGGCATTAAAGCGGGGTGCGGCAAATCGGAAGAAGGTAAGTTCGAACCTGAATACGGCAAGGGGATTGTAGCAAGGGCAACGATGTATTTTTCAATTAGATATGAGGGAATCATCAATAGCAGCAATGTGAACTTGGCTCTTCTGCTGGAATGGCATCGGCTATTTCCGGTCACTACGTATGAAAAACATAGAAACCAAGCTATTCAGGAAATTCAGGGTAATCGAAACCCGTTGATAGATTTCCCGGAAATGGCGGAGAAATGGCTGTGA
- a CDS encoding transporter substrate-binding domain-containing protein: protein MLKKKKWVKLSLLSLLAVILLAGCSSGKDSDKGKEGGSKSKDTDVLTQVKDKDEIVFGVKNDTRLFGLKNPSTGDVEGFDIDIAKALAAEVLGDENKVKFKEVTSKTRMALLNNGDIDAIVATMTITEDRKKEVDFTDVYFDAGQSLLVKKGSDIKGIDSLKGKKVLAVKGSTSSINIREKAPDAQVLEFENYSEAFAALKSGQGDALTTDDSILYGMADEDPSYELVGGTFTDEPYGIAVKKGNADFVAELNKALKALKDSGKYDEIHDKWIKH, encoded by the coding sequence ATGTTGAAGAAAAAGAAATGGGTGAAATTGTCTTTGCTATCGTTACTGGCTGTCATTTTATTGGCTGGATGCAGCTCTGGCAAGGATTCCGACAAAGGCAAAGAAGGTGGCAGTAAAAGTAAAGATACCGATGTCCTTACACAGGTGAAGGATAAGGATGAGATTGTGTTTGGGGTCAAAAATGATACAAGATTATTCGGGTTGAAAAATCCCAGTACCGGCGATGTAGAAGGATTTGATATTGATATCGCCAAAGCGCTTGCAGCTGAAGTTCTTGGTGATGAGAACAAAGTGAAATTTAAAGAAGTGACTTCCAAAACACGGATGGCTTTATTAAACAATGGCGATATCGATGCAATTGTAGCGACCATGACGATAACGGAAGATCGTAAAAAAGAAGTGGATTTCACGGATGTATATTTTGATGCCGGACAATCTTTGCTAGTTAAGAAAGGCAGCGACATCAAGGGCATCGATAGTTTAAAAGGCAAAAAGGTATTGGCTGTAAAAGGATCGACATCTTCCATCAACATCCGAGAAAAAGCACCTGACGCACAAGTGCTTGAATTCGAAAACTATTCTGAAGCGTTTGCAGCCCTTAAATCAGGGCAAGGGGATGCCTTGACTACGGACGATTCCATCCTTTATGGTATGGCGGACGAAGATCCGAGTTATGAGCTTGTTGGCGGTACATTTACGGACGAGCCGTATGGGATAGCTGTTAAAAAGGGAAATGCTGATTTTGTTGCCGAATTGAATAAAGCACTCAAAGCACTTAAAGATTCTGGCAAGTACGATGAAATCCATGATAAATGGATTAAACATTAA
- a CDS encoding nucleoside deaminase, with product MDVRFMEMAVRMANENVLAKNGGPFGAIIVKDGTVIGRGCNSVTTANDPTAHAEVQAIRDACRRLHSFQLTDCDIYSSCEPCLMCIGAIYWARPKAVYFASTKEDAAHIGFDDLFIYQEISIPAENRTLKMERLSYSGHDLPFRAWETTNDKVNY from the coding sequence ATGGATGTAAGATTCATGGAGATGGCGGTTCGAATGGCAAATGAAAATGTATTGGCGAAGAATGGAGGACCTTTTGGCGCCATTATCGTAAAAGATGGCACGGTCATCGGAAGAGGCTGTAATAGTGTGACGACAGCCAACGACCCGACAGCTCACGCCGAAGTACAGGCAATCCGCGATGCTTGCAGGCGCCTCCATTCTTTTCAGCTAACCGATTGTGACATATACTCAAGCTGCGAGCCTTGTCTCATGTGCATCGGTGCCATATATTGGGCACGTCCAAAAGCGGTTTATTTTGCGAGCACCAAGGAAGATGCTGCACATATTGGTTTTGATGATCTCTTTATTTACCAAGAAATCTCCATCCCAGCCGAAAACCGCACCCTTAAAATGGAACGATTGTCTTATAGCGGCCATGATTTACCGTTCCGGGCTTGGGAAACCACTAATGATAAAGTGAACTATTGA
- a CDS encoding AEC family transporter, whose protein sequence is MGFLGVLLPIFGIFVLGFIGQKKFNLDTKSISTMALYLMSPFLVFRTFYTAEFTIDYIYLFLFTIALCLSLILVVYIIAFFRNYTVTETSGMVLASAFMNNGNYGTPVIFLLFGAIGLDYAIILMVGQQLVMCTIGIYFAAKGSPEGNGVRTALKAVCRMPIAYGAIAGAAFQVANLSLSNSVLEAVNLVADAAIPTIMVTLGMQLANISLKKMAYRKLSISLLLKLAVSPAIAFLISLALPVNEMVRHIMIIVAAMPTAANTTMYALQFNTEPEFVSSATFISTSLSLITLPIIFFFVL, encoded by the coding sequence ATGGGGTTTTTAGGGGTTTTATTACCGATATTCGGAATTTTCGTTTTAGGCTTCATCGGTCAGAAAAAGTTTAATCTTGATACAAAATCGATTTCGACGATGGCATTATATTTAATGTCGCCATTCCTGGTGTTTAGAACGTTTTATACCGCAGAATTTACGATTGATTATATTTATCTGTTCTTATTCACGATCGCGCTTTGCCTTTCCCTCATATTGGTGGTCTATATCATTGCTTTTTTCCGGAATTATACGGTGACTGAAACGAGCGGCATGGTTTTAGCTTCGGCCTTCATGAATAATGGGAATTACGGTACGCCAGTGATTTTCCTTTTATTCGGAGCAATCGGACTTGATTATGCCATCATCCTCATGGTGGGTCAGCAATTAGTCATGTGTACGATTGGAATATATTTCGCTGCGAAGGGCAGCCCTGAGGGTAATGGGGTCAGGACTGCACTAAAAGCGGTGTGCAGGATGCCAATCGCTTATGGGGCAATTGCTGGTGCGGCTTTTCAAGTTGCGAATCTATCTTTAAGCAATTCGGTATTGGAAGCGGTAAACCTCGTTGCAGATGCGGCGATTCCGACGATCATGGTCACACTTGGAATGCAGCTTGCCAACATATCGCTGAAAAAAATGGCCTACCGGAAGCTATCGATTTCACTGCTTCTAAAACTGGCTGTTTCACCAGCGATTGCTTTCCTGATTTCACTTGCGTTGCCAGTTAATGAAATGGTCAGGCATATCATGATCATCGTGGCTGCGATGCCGACGGCGGCCAACACGACGATGTATGCACTCCAATTCAATACTGAGCCCGAATTCGTATCAAGTGCCACGTTCATAAGTACATCATTAAGCTTGATCACGCTTCCGATCATCTTTTTCTTTGTATTATAG
- a CDS encoding lactonase family protein has translation MKHDQQIIGYIGTYTKGDSKGIYRFTLNTVEGKLSTPVLAAELTDPTYVTISEDKKHLYAILKKAGSGGVSAYSINEESGELTFLGEQLTPNGSSCHVSVDSKKDVLITSNYGDGLIETYRLRSDATPLPVSSTIRHEGRGPNEERQEKAHTHFAGFSPDERFFAVVDLGIDKVITYKIHNGVPEEVSSLSVAPGSGPRHLTFHPNGKFAYVMAELVPEVIVLSFDDQTGRFSELQTIRSTPDDFKENNQGSAIHISDDGRFVYAANRGHDSIAVYETDQKTGQLSFVQLVSTEGHWPRDFSLDPSGRFLIASNEQSGNLTLYSRNENTGTLTLLQKDIVVPFPVCVKFL, from the coding sequence GTGAAACATGATCAGCAGATTATCGGTTATATCGGAACGTATACAAAAGGTGACAGCAAAGGTATCTACCGCTTTACCTTAAATACAGTAGAAGGAAAACTCAGCACACCGGTCCTTGCAGCCGAATTAACCGATCCGACTTATGTTACGATCAGCGAAGACAAAAAGCATCTATATGCCATCTTAAAAAAAGCGGGGAGCGGAGGGGTCTCTGCATATTCCATAAATGAAGAATCAGGGGAATTGACATTCCTGGGCGAACAGCTGACACCCAACGGTTCTTCCTGTCATGTTAGTGTTGACAGCAAGAAAGACGTTTTGATCACCTCCAATTATGGAGACGGTCTGATCGAAACATATCGGCTCCGCTCCGATGCGACTCCCCTGCCTGTATCATCCACCATTCGTCATGAAGGCCGCGGACCGAATGAAGAGCGCCAGGAAAAAGCTCATACTCACTTTGCTGGTTTCAGCCCGGATGAACGCTTCTTTGCTGTAGTCGATCTCGGAATCGATAAAGTGATAACGTATAAAATACATAACGGAGTACCGGAAGAAGTAAGCAGCCTATCAGTCGCTCCAGGAAGTGGACCAAGGCACTTGACGTTCCACCCAAATGGGAAGTTTGCCTATGTGATGGCGGAGCTTGTACCCGAAGTCATCGTTTTAAGCTTCGATGATCAAACCGGTCGTTTTTCTGAATTACAAACAATTCGAAGCACCCCCGACGATTTTAAAGAAAACAACCAAGGAAGCGCAATTCATATTTCTGATGACGGACGGTTTGTATATGCTGCAAACCGCGGACATGATAGTATTGCCGTTTATGAAACCGATCAAAAAACGGGACAGCTATCCTTTGTCCAACTTGTTTCTACAGAGGGACATTGGCCACGCGATTTTTCATTGGATCCTAGCGGAAGATTTTTGATTGCTTCCAATGAACAATCTGGAAACCTGACCTTATATTCCAGGAATGAAAATACAGGAACACTAACACTTTTGCAAAAGGATATTGTAGTTCCCTTCCCTGTTTGCGTTAAATTCCTTTAA
- a CDS encoding amino acid ABC transporter permease, which translates to MLDFSILTENLDMYLLGFKNTILASLIALVASLILGILVAIMRISPIKPLNWLGTAYVEFIRNIPLLIITFFFFLGLKLSGLYAGTLALSIYTSSFIAEAIRAGILSVPKGQMEAARSSGLTYGQAMTLVILPQAVKIVIPPLGNQFINLVKNSSILAVVAGLDLMYQGDLISSRTFVVFDVYIFVAAFYLILTIPLSLGVGYLEKRLAKSN; encoded by the coding sequence GTGCTTGATTTCTCCATTTTAACAGAGAATCTGGATATGTATTTATTAGGCTTTAAAAATACGATACTGGCGAGTTTGATAGCATTAGTCGCGAGTTTGATCCTTGGTATACTTGTTGCCATCATGCGAATTTCCCCGATAAAGCCGCTGAATTGGCTTGGAACGGCCTATGTCGAGTTCATTCGAAATATTCCGTTATTGATCATTACCTTTTTCTTCTTTCTCGGTCTCAAACTTAGCGGTCTTTATGCAGGAACATTAGCCTTAAGCATCTATACTTCATCATTCATTGCCGAGGCCATTAGGGCGGGCATACTTTCCGTGCCAAAAGGGCAAATGGAAGCTGCCCGTTCATCAGGGCTGACCTATGGACAGGCAATGACACTCGTCATTTTGCCGCAGGCAGTCAAAATAGTCATTCCGCCTTTAGGTAACCAATTCATCAATCTCGTGAAGAATTCGTCCATTTTAGCCGTGGTTGCCGGACTTGACCTCATGTACCAAGGAGATTTAATTTCTTCACGAACTTTTGTCGTGTTCGATGTCTACATTTTTGTTGCCGCGTTTTATTTAATTCTTACCATTCCTTTAAGCCTAGGCGTTGGTTATTTGGAAAAACGTCTGGCTAAGAGTAATTGA
- a CDS encoding amino acid ABC transporter ATP-binding protein encodes MIVFDEVNKYFGDFHVLKEINLTINKGEVVVVIGPSGSGKSTLLRCINRLETISGGSLSINGLNVADRKTDINKLRRNIGMVFQHFYLYPHKTVLENIMLAPRKVLGQSEAEAKKIALKYLEKVGIVDKANSFPSQLSGGQQQRVAIARGLAMGPEIMLFDEPTSALDPEMIGEVLDVMKDLAHEGMTMVVVTHEMGFAREVADRIVFMDEGKVLEEATPAEFYANPREERARLFLSRILNH; translated from the coding sequence ATGATTGTTTTTGATGAAGTGAATAAATATTTTGGTGATTTTCATGTGTTGAAAGAGATCAATCTTACAATCAACAAAGGCGAGGTGGTCGTGGTCATCGGCCCCTCCGGCTCAGGGAAAAGCACCTTGCTGCGATGCATCAATCGCCTGGAGACGATTTCCGGCGGTTCACTTTCCATTAATGGATTAAATGTTGCCGATAGAAAAACGGACATAAACAAACTGCGCCGGAATATTGGTATGGTCTTCCAGCATTTTTATTTGTATCCTCATAAAACCGTGCTCGAGAATATCATGCTTGCTCCAAGGAAGGTTTTGGGACAATCCGAAGCGGAAGCGAAAAAGATTGCCCTTAAATATTTGGAGAAAGTGGGGATCGTAGATAAAGCGAATTCTTTCCCTTCCCAGCTTTCAGGTGGTCAGCAGCAGCGGGTTGCAATTGCTAGAGGGTTGGCGATGGGACCGGAGATCATGCTGTTTGATGAACCGACCTCAGCCTTGGATCCAGAAATGATAGGTGAGGTATTGGATGTAATGAAAGACCTGGCCCATGAAGGAATGACGATGGTGGTGGTCACCCACGAAATGGGATTTGCCCGTGAAGTGGCGGACCGAATCGTATTCATGGACGAAGGTAAGGTTCTAGAAGAGGCAACACCGGCTGAGTTCTACGCCAATCCTCGTGAGGAGAGGGCACGCTTATTCCTTAGCCGTATATTAAATCATTAA